From a single Nostoc edaphicum CCNP1411 genomic region:
- a CDS encoding RNA polymerase sigma factor — translation MTTVNARQAAELAARNSYGQLVAYLAVRTHDVAAAEDVLGDAFLAALKAWPEKGVPDNPEAWLLLTARRRLIDDARHAKVKASAAYALKLIADDVQQETSLEVLFPDDRVKLLFICAHPAIDAGIRTPLMLQTVLGLNAAQIASAFLIAPVTMSQRLVRAKAKIRDAGIAFELPEAKDLAMRLDAVLEAIYAAYSNGWENVTGVDPRRKGLTEEAIWLARLCVQLLPEEPEARGLLALMLHCEARRDARRTKNGVYIPLLEQDVTLWSQPMLNEAERELAEAAKFKQLGKFQLEAAIQSTHAQRRVTERTDWQTLALLYEGLIQFSPTLGALVGHAAAIAEAKGLEQGLALLEALPAESVKSYQPYWALKAHLLKHLGQNSQAKQAYSRAIGLVEDPAIREFLVRQSSVIS, via the coding sequence ATGACTACTGTGAATGCACGTCAAGCCGCAGAACTCGCAGCACGTAACTCATACGGGCAATTAGTTGCATACCTGGCAGTTCGCACACATGATGTGGCTGCTGCGGAAGATGTGCTTGGCGATGCATTCCTGGCTGCGTTGAAAGCTTGGCCAGAAAAAGGTGTCCCTGATAATCCAGAAGCATGGCTGCTGCTTACTGCACGGCGTCGCCTGATCGATGATGCCCGACACGCTAAGGTGAAAGCCTCAGCAGCCTATGCACTCAAGCTGATAGCTGATGATGTGCAACAGGAGACATCTTTAGAAGTTTTGTTCCCAGACGATCGCGTAAAGCTCCTATTTATCTGTGCTCACCCAGCGATTGATGCAGGTATCCGTACCCCCTTAATGCTGCAAACAGTGCTTGGGCTGAATGCTGCTCAGATTGCCTCAGCTTTTCTGATCGCCCCAGTAACAATGAGCCAACGGCTCGTCCGTGCCAAAGCTAAGATTCGAGATGCTGGTATTGCCTTCGAGTTGCCAGAAGCCAAAGATTTGGCGATGCGGTTGGATGCTGTGCTAGAGGCAATCTATGCTGCCTATAGTAATGGCTGGGAAAACGTGACTGGGGTCGATCCACGGCGTAAGGGTTTAACAGAAGAAGCAATCTGGTTGGCACGTCTGTGCGTACAACTCTTACCAGAAGAACCTGAAGCACGGGGGCTATTAGCGCTGATGTTACATTGTGAAGCGCGTCGTGATGCCCGTCGGACGAAAAACGGTGTTTATATTCCGCTTTTAGAGCAAGACGTTACACTTTGGTCGCAGCCAATGTTAAACGAGGCGGAGCGTGAACTTGCCGAAGCAGCAAAATTTAAGCAGCTCGGAAAGTTTCAGTTGGAAGCTGCTATTCAATCGACACACGCTCAACGTAGAGTGACTGAGCGCACAGATTGGCAGACTTTAGCACTTTTATATGAAGGGTTGATTCAGTTTTCGCCAACACTGGGTGCTTTAGTTGGACATGCCGCAGCGATCGCAGAAGCCAAAGGGTTGGAACAAGGTCTGGCGCTCCTCGAAGCACTCCCTGCCGAGTCCGTCAAAAGTTATCAGCCATATTGGGCGCTTAAAGCTCACCTGCTTAAGCATTTGGGTCAGAATTCACAAGCTAAACAGGCTTACAGCCGTGCCATCGGTCTAGTAGAAGACCCAGCTATCCGCGAGTTTCTTGTTCGTCAATCTAGCGTTATCAGCTAA
- a CDS encoding YciI family protein, translating to MQYAILVYESETNFNNRTDEQQKDAYWGAFSSYAKALAEAGAIAGGAALYQPHAGTTVRLRDGQRHVQDGPYADTKEQLGGFFLIDVPDLDAALDWAARCPGAADGAIEVRPFLPMTQG from the coding sequence ATGCAGTACGCAATCCTAGTCTACGAAAGCGAAACCAATTTCAATAATCGTACAGATGAACAGCAGAAAGATGCTTATTGGGGCGCTTTCAGCTCCTATGCAAAGGCTCTAGCTGAAGCTGGTGCGATCGCAGGCGGTGCTGCGCTTTATCAGCCTCATGCTGGTACAACAGTGCGATTGCGCGATGGTCAACGGCATGTCCAAGACGGCCCCTACGCCGACACCAAAGAGCAACTTGGCGGTTTCTTCCTCATAGATGTACCAGATTTGGATGCAGCTCTGGATTGGGCGGCTCGTTGTCCGGGAGCCGCTGACGGTGCAATTGAAGTTAGACCTTTCTTGCCAATGACTCAAGGCTAA
- a CDS encoding PEP-CTERM sorting domain-containing protein, with translation MELKLGIATAGFTLSVAVIGVKPAHAFDFTYTDTTIGQPTWTRPFVANEVNIPTLPSGIGTVASYSTFEFKVDTEGLYNFLSIAKNPTEWDNYLFLYTDNFNPNNPLLNAVIGNDDFPKRGRSGFNNVSLTTDKNYFLVTTGYFDASQGVFENTISGSGKVVKTVPEPPLILGSAIAMVMGWIIKRFSKACQSP, from the coding sequence ATGGAATTAAAGCTCGGCATTGCTACTGCTGGTTTTACCCTATCTGTTGCTGTTATTGGTGTTAAACCTGCACATGCTTTCGATTTTACTTATACAGACACTACCATCGGTCAACCTACATGGACTCGTCCCTTTGTCGCCAATGAAGTAAACATTCCTACTCTACCTTCAGGTATAGGTACAGTTGCTAGTTATAGTACATTCGAGTTCAAAGTTGACACTGAAGGTTTGTATAATTTTCTGAGTATTGCTAAAAACCCAACAGAATGGGACAACTACTTGTTTTTGTACACAGACAACTTTAACCCAAACAACCCACTGCTAAATGCTGTCATTGGTAATGACGACTTTCCCAAAAGAGGCCGTTCTGGTTTCAATAATGTATCTTTGACTACAGATAAAAACTACTTCTTAGTAACAACAGGGTATTTTGATGCAAGTCAAGGAGTATTCGAGAATACAATCTCTGGATCTGGCAAAGTAGTCAAAACTGTTCCTGAACCACCTCTTATTTTAGGTTCAGCGATCGCTATGGTTATGGGTTGGATAATAAAGCGCTTTTCTAAAGCCTGCCAATCGCCATAA
- a CDS encoding UbiA family prenyltransferase yields MSEKTLTNAVEAISQHKSLTQQINVVQVDLEELPDIAQEKLSFDIFPSAIAISNLILRALKLFFTNTAQELKINWLFIRRDITMSIVPGLLFTITALVNYPPTSLAHGISILAGSLIYFWLCITSFCISNQITDIEEDKINKPDRPLVQGIISYSGAQIRGYIFMMLFTAVAWWLGVIEWAILWQFSFIAHNNLGGAKHWMTKNVFSGFGIMSEMGAAWQIVAPISPVVWLWLVILCSACIILISVQDFRDIPGDQAIGRNTFPLAFGEDLSRILVSICFLAYPFLIHLCLMMPAGNTLVVMLWDIALFLLSCLIAVRLLVLRSYAADHKTYLLFTAWYCLLLTSSIFILRV; encoded by the coding sequence ATGTCTGAGAAAACTCTGACCAATGCTGTTGAAGCTATATCTCAACATAAGTCCCTCACACAGCAGATCAACGTCGTTCAGGTAGATTTAGAAGAATTACCAGATATTGCTCAAGAAAAGTTATCATTCGATATTTTTCCGAGTGCGATCGCTATCAGCAACCTAATTCTTCGAGCGCTAAAATTATTCTTCACAAATACTGCTCAAGAATTAAAAATAAATTGGCTATTCATCCGACGCGATATTACAATGTCAATTGTGCCTGGATTGTTATTTACTATAACTGCTTTAGTAAATTATCCTCCCACCTCTTTGGCTCATGGAATATCGATATTAGCTGGTAGTTTAATCTATTTTTGGTTATGTATTACGTCATTTTGTATATCCAACCAAATCACCGATATCGAAGAAGACAAAATCAACAAGCCAGACCGTCCATTAGTCCAAGGCATCATTTCTTATAGCGGCGCTCAGATTCGTGGGTATATATTTATGATGCTATTTACAGCAGTAGCTTGGTGGTTAGGAGTAATTGAATGGGCAATTTTATGGCAGTTCAGTTTTATTGCTCATAACAACCTGGGTGGTGCAAAACATTGGATGACAAAAAATGTTTTCAGTGGATTTGGAATCATGTCTGAGATGGGAGCAGCTTGGCAAATAGTAGCACCAATTTCTCCTGTTGTTTGGTTATGGCTGGTGATATTATGTAGTGCCTGTATAATTCTGATATCTGTTCAAGATTTTCGTGATATTCCAGGCGATCAAGCAATTGGTAGGAATACATTTCCACTAGCATTTGGAGAGGATTTAAGTCGGATTTTAGTAAGTATTTGCTTTTTAGCGTACCCATTTTTAATCCATTTATGTTTGATGATGCCAGCAGGCAATACTTTGGTAGTTATGCTGTGGGATATTGCACTTTTCTTGTTGAGCTGTCTTATTGCTGTACGATTATTAGTTTTGCGTTCTTATGCCGCAGACCATAAAACTTACCTACTCTTTACTGCTTGGTACTGCTTATTATTGACTAGTTCGATTTTCATTCTACGCGTGTAA
- a CDS encoding GMC oxidoreductase has translation MSRLIKRRHFLQASLAATTSIGISAIRGSAFNSEEYVEAIVIGSGFGGAVASLRLGQAKIETIVLERGRRWPITDAGDTFATFEKPDGRTTWLSPTTLFFDQSPIDIYTGVLDVKVGNGITAYRGAGVGGSSLVYSAVTYQPNRELFYKAFPRSINYEELDKVYYPRVRSILNPAPIPDDILQTDYYLASRIFMEQGAKAGLKVRKQSMAVNWDIVRQEITGQKVPSAINGVLIYGANSGAKNSLDKNYLKMAEATGHVEIRSLHVVTRIEELNNGRFRIVCNQINEQGMIVGQKSLICRYLFLAAGSIGTTELLLRAKVNGTLRRLNKYVGQFWGTNGDALSAVINKYPTNPSQGGPATSVIEHFDNPIAPVIIEQTPLPNLQNGVIASLGQAIAKPEGYFTYNASTQSADLFWPTNSPNNQKNSQALQYTYQLLDKANDTTVAGPPDSNGTTHPLGGAVMEKVCNTYGQVYGYRNLLIVDGSMIPGSAGANPSLTIAALAERCMDKFLLHRIR, from the coding sequence ATGTCCCGGCTCATAAAACGTCGTCATTTTCTTCAGGCAAGTCTTGCAGCTACCACCAGCATAGGTATATCTGCAATTCGTGGTTCTGCTTTTAATAGTGAAGAATATGTTGAGGCGATTGTTATTGGGAGCGGTTTTGGTGGAGCAGTCGCATCATTACGCCTAGGTCAGGCAAAAATTGAAACAATCGTACTAGAGCGTGGGCGAAGATGGCCAATCACTGATGCAGGCGATACTTTCGCTACATTTGAGAAACCAGATGGCCGTACTACTTGGCTTAGTCCAACTACACTGTTTTTTGATCAGAGTCCCATTGACATCTATACTGGTGTCCTTGATGTCAAGGTAGGCAATGGCATTACTGCTTATCGAGGAGCAGGCGTTGGAGGTAGTTCTCTTGTCTATAGTGCTGTTACCTATCAGCCAAATCGAGAATTATTCTATAAAGCCTTTCCACGTAGCATCAACTACGAAGAATTAGATAAGGTTTATTACCCACGGGTGCGTTCCATTCTTAACCCAGCTCCTATACCAGACGACATTTTACAAACTGATTACTATTTAGCAAGTCGCATTTTCATGGAGCAGGGAGCTAAGGCTGGTCTAAAAGTCCGCAAGCAAAGCATGGCAGTTAATTGGGATATCGTTCGTCAGGAAATTACAGGTCAGAAAGTTCCTTCTGCTATTAATGGTGTATTAATTTATGGGGCAAACAGTGGTGCAAAAAATAGCTTAGACAAAAATTACTTAAAGATGGCAGAAGCCACTGGTCACGTCGAAATTCGATCTTTGCATGTGGTAACTAGGATAGAGGAATTAAATAACGGACGTTTCCGAATTGTTTGTAATCAAATCAATGAGCAAGGCATGATAGTTGGACAAAAATCTTTGATTTGTCGCTATCTATTTTTAGCAGCTGGTTCGATTGGAACTACTGAACTGTTACTACGTGCCAAGGTTAATGGCACATTACGCCGCTTGAATAAGTATGTAGGACAATTTTGGGGAACTAACGGTGATGCACTAAGTGCTGTCATCAACAAATATCCAACTAATCCTTCACAAGGCGGCCCAGCAACATCAGTAATTGAACACTTTGATAATCCTATTGCTCCGGTGATTATCGAGCAAACTCCTCTTCCTAATTTACAGAATGGTGTCATTGCTTCCCTTGGTCAGGCAATTGCTAAACCGGAGGGCTATTTCACTTACAATGCTTCTACCCAGTCGGCTGATTTGTTCTGGCCCACCAACTCACCTAACAACCAAAAAAATTCTCAGGCTTTGCAGTATACATATCAATTGCTCGACAAAGCCAATGATACAACTGTTGCAGGACCACCCGATTCAAATGGCACAACTCACCCCCTTGGTGGTGCTGTTATGGAGAAAGTCTGCAATACCTACGGTCAGGTATATGGTTATCGTAATTTATTGATTGTTGATGGTTCTATGATTCCAGGTTCAGCAGGCGCTAATCCTTCGTTAACTATTGCAGCTTTAGCAGAACGATGCATGGATAAATTCTTGTTGCATAGGATTAGGTAA
- a CDS encoding calcium-binding protein, with the protein MAKPKTVIPQLLDETSISTNPYTGKVTSNGTIFIATPNPIYAPTGEAFIGTPGNDKINTEALTSNNVLFGLGGNDRLLSGIGNDVLVAGAGDDFVNAGDGNDLIFGDFDSNGDLDFGQEGNDTLNGGAGDDVFLGGGGNDILNGGTGADNIAGQDGNDVINGDAGDDLLTGGLGNDTIRGGAGDDRGLAGPGDDLFYGGDGNDRLGGDTGNDTLYGEAGNDLLIGNVGNDLVSGGKGNDWIVGSNPYPPELGLGLPEIDTLTGGSGSDIFFLGEFTIGQNTKVFYDQLGNQDYALITDFNVKEDFIQLPESLQTIIGLGPTAAGLPKGTAIYANRNGVNDLIAIVAGVTPQQLGSSGRFVFGNPTPNSTPGIGIFTGSDASEGFIGTPGNDTIFTLGGNNTTFALDGDDRLFGGAGNDDFISGAGNDFVDAGAGNDLIFGDFDLNGDLDFGVEGNDTLLGGAGNDVFFAGGGNDLIDGGTGNDDIAAQDGNDTIYGGNGDDNVLGGSGEDVIYGDVGNDKVFAGSGNDILYGGNGADRLGGDSGDDKIFGESGNDVLIGNLGSDTLSGGDGDDRLFGSNPFPPELGLGKPEIDILTGGSGSDIFFLGEFTVGKDSAVYYDKLGNQDYALITDFNLNEDFIQLPEDIQIIIGLGPVPADLTGLPQGAGIYSNNDLIAVVAGVGPQQLAASGQFLFV; encoded by the coding sequence ATGGCGAAACCTAAAACAGTAATCCCACAACTACTAGATGAAACTTCCATATCTACAAACCCTTACACTGGCAAAGTAACATCTAATGGCACAATTTTCATTGCTACTCCAAATCCAATTTATGCACCAACTGGTGAGGCTTTTATCGGCACTCCAGGTAATGACAAAATAAACACAGAAGCGTTAACTAGCAATAATGTTTTATTCGGTCTTGGTGGCAATGACCGTCTATTAAGTGGTATTGGGAATGATGTTTTAGTCGCTGGTGCTGGAGATGACTTTGTAAACGCAGGTGATGGAAATGACCTAATTTTTGGTGACTTTGACTCCAATGGAGACCTCGACTTTGGTCAGGAAGGAAATGACACCCTCAATGGTGGTGCTGGGGATGATGTGTTCTTGGGTGGCGGTGGCAACGATATCTTAAATGGTGGAACCGGAGCTGACAACATTGCTGGTCAAGATGGCAATGATGTCATCAATGGCGATGCTGGTGACGATTTATTGACTGGTGGTTTAGGCAACGACACGATTCGTGGTGGGGCTGGAGACGACCGGGGTCTTGCTGGCCCAGGCGATGATCTATTCTATGGTGGTGACGGTAACGACCGACTCGGCGGTGATACTGGCAACGACACACTCTACGGTGAGGCTGGAAACGACCTACTGATTGGCAATGTTGGCAACGACTTAGTATCAGGTGGTAAGGGCAACGATTGGATAGTAGGCTCTAACCCCTATCCCCCAGAATTAGGATTAGGCCTACCCGAAATTGATACCTTAACCGGCGGTAGCGGTAGTGATATCTTCTTCCTTGGGGAATTCACTATCGGTCAAAACACTAAAGTATTTTACGACCAACTAGGTAATCAAGATTACGCTTTAATTACTGATTTTAATGTTAAAGAGGACTTCATTCAGCTACCAGAAAGTCTCCAAACCATAATAGGACTTGGACCAACAGCAGCTGGTTTACCCAAAGGAACAGCTATCTACGCCAATAGAAATGGTGTGAATGACCTGATTGCCATAGTTGCTGGTGTGACACCCCAACAGTTGGGATCTAGTGGTCGCTTTGTCTTTGGCAATCCAACTCCCAACTCTACACCAGGGATAGGAATTTTCACAGGCTCTGATGCTTCCGAAGGTTTCATCGGTACTCCGGGCAATGACACAATTTTTACCTTGGGCGGCAATAACACTACATTTGCCCTTGATGGGGATGACCGCCTCTTTGGTGGAGCCGGCAATGACGATTTTATCTCCGGGGCTGGAAACGACTTCGTTGATGCAGGTGCTGGTAACGACCTAATTTTTGGCGACTTTGACCTCAATGGCGACCTCGACTTTGGTGTAGAGGGAAATGATACTCTCTTGGGTGGTGCTGGCAATGATGTTTTCTTTGCTGGCGGTGGTAATGATTTGATTGATGGTGGAACTGGTAATGATGACATCGCTGCTCAAGATGGTAATGACACTATCTATGGTGGCAATGGAGATGATAACGTCCTTGGTGGTTCAGGTGAAGATGTCATCTATGGTGATGTTGGTAACGATAAAGTTTTTGCTGGTTCAGGCAACGATATCCTCTATGGAGGTAATGGAGCCGACCGACTCGGTGGTGACAGTGGCGACGACAAAATCTTTGGTGAGTCTGGGAATGATGTTCTCATTGGTAATCTTGGCAGTGACACTCTCTCTGGTGGCGACGGTGACGACCGATTATTTGGTTCTAACCCCTTCCCGCCAGAACTAGGACTAGGCAAACCTGAGATTGATATCTTGACTGGCGGTAGCGGTAGCGATATCTTTTTCCTTGGTGAATTCACTGTAGGTAAAGATAGTGCAGTTTATTACGACAAGCTAGGTAATCAGGACTACGCTCTGATTACTGACTTCAATCTCAATGAGGATTTTATCCAACTACCTGAAGACATCCAAATTATTATCGGACTGGGCCCAGTTCCTGCTGATTTGACAGGTTTACCACAAGGAGCCGGAATTTATTCTAACAATGACCTAATTGCTGTAGTTGCTGGTGTTGGGCCTCAACAGTTAGCAGCTAGTGGTCAGTTCTTGTTTGTCTAG
- a CDS encoding DUF1702 family protein, which translates to MIQQAWQISAEQARAQMKANLAGRKVMVRDPKVPQRFGHTAEGMWQGYHAAIADEEPKAIVAKLNAIDSELLGFALEGVGIGLAELDALKPQKQNRVQAFLEGTTAAYQTMVYLGVGLGLVRCKLPIEPYLNQQHPVGCWPVVDGYGFNHGIYYWQDYIDGQAIPVQLSGYLGRVFDQGLGRSIWLVDCADVNRIATTIDAFPATRQTDLWGGIGYVCASVGGAERSTIEALGKVAGDRVSELAKGATCAAKFRKLLGNQAGYTELVSEILCSMAAEAAIEIKDTPLKSLPNNSAEPDQQIWQHYREYLLV; encoded by the coding sequence ATGATACAACAAGCTTGGCAAATCAGCGCCGAACAAGCTAGGGCACAGATGAAAGCTAATTTGGCTGGACGTAAGGTAATGGTGAGAGATCCGAAAGTGCCACAACGATTTGGACATACTGCTGAAGGTATGTGGCAAGGATACCATGCAGCGATCGCAGATGAAGAACCAAAGGCGATCGTCGCCAAGCTAAATGCAATTGACTCTGAGTTGCTAGGATTTGCCTTAGAAGGTGTAGGTATAGGTCTTGCTGAACTAGATGCACTCAAACCCCAGAAGCAGAATCGAGTCCAGGCTTTTCTCGAAGGAACCACAGCAGCTTATCAGACTATGGTTTATCTGGGAGTAGGTTTGGGACTAGTTCGGTGTAAACTGCCTATTGAGCCATATTTAAATCAACAGCATCCCGTAGGATGTTGGCCAGTAGTTGATGGTTATGGTTTCAATCATGGTATTTATTACTGGCAAGACTACATAGACGGTCAAGCTATTCCTGTGCAACTTTCTGGTTATCTGGGCCGCGTCTTTGACCAAGGTTTAGGTCGCAGCATCTGGTTAGTAGATTGTGCTGATGTTAACCGAATTGCGACGACTATAGACGCTTTTCCCGCCACAAGACAGACAGACCTTTGGGGAGGTATTGGTTACGTTTGTGCTTCGGTTGGTGGTGCAGAACGCTCAACTATAGAAGCTTTAGGAAAAGTAGCTGGCGATCGTGTGTCTGAGTTGGCTAAAGGAGCTACTTGCGCCGCCAAATTCCGTAAATTGCTTGGTAACCAAGCTGGCTACACGGAATTAGTGAGTGAAATATTGTGCAGCATGGCAGCTGAAGCAGCAATTGAAATTAAAGACACTCCTCTAAAAAGCTTACCAAACAATAGTGCAGAACCAGACCAACAAATCTGGCAACACTACCGAGAATATCTGCTTGTATAA
- a CDS encoding DUF1702 family protein → MQIKANEANTLMADTWGQRGIQNSDTGVQERLSKIGSTVLQGYHVAIASEDLGAIAPKMNEIDEELRGFAYEGVGMGLAQRDLLTPSSENRMATFVAGDGAAYHNWVYVGLGLMLARAGLPIKPHLEKLNFARSWLAVDGYGYYQGMFHWQDSLDNQVISEQISGYTRSVFDQGLGRSIWFIGGGDVNHIARTIDTFAPNRRQDLWGGVGYACAYAGGAERATIEALTNTAGVYRYQLAQGTAYAAKSRQSLGNHSVYTELACQVLWKMGVDAVVESLAANGEALESQTWQHYRARVFHPVRTTLAV, encoded by the coding sequence ATGCAAATTAAAGCAAATGAGGCCAACACCTTAATGGCTGATACTTGGGGCCAACGAGGAATTCAAAACAGCGATACCGGAGTGCAAGAACGGTTAAGCAAGATTGGTAGTACAGTTTTACAAGGATATCATGTAGCGATCGCTAGTGAAGATTTAGGAGCGATCGCTCCTAAAATGAATGAAATCGATGAAGAGTTGCGAGGATTTGCTTATGAAGGCGTAGGCATGGGTCTAGCGCAACGCGACTTACTCACACCCAGCAGCGAAAATCGCATGGCAACTTTTGTTGCAGGTGATGGTGCAGCTTATCATAACTGGGTTTATGTGGGTTTGGGTTTGATGTTGGCTCGTGCTGGACTGCCTATCAAGCCGCATTTAGAAAAACTCAACTTTGCTAGAAGTTGGTTAGCGGTCGATGGCTATGGCTACTATCAAGGTATGTTCCATTGGCAAGACTCACTTGATAATCAAGTCATCTCGGAACAAATTTCTGGTTATACTCGCAGTGTTTTTGACCAAGGTTTGGGTCGCAGTATTTGGTTTATCGGTGGTGGCGATGTTAATCACATCGCACGTACCATTGATACCTTTGCACCAAATAGACGGCAAGACTTGTGGGGTGGTGTAGGTTATGCCTGTGCTTACGCTGGTGGTGCAGAACGTGCAACCATAGAAGCCCTAACAAATACAGCAGGTGTTTATCGATATCAATTAGCCCAAGGAACAGCTTACGCTGCCAAATCCCGTCAATCTCTTGGTAATCACTCAGTTTACACAGAATTAGCTTGTCAGGTGTTGTGGAAAATGGGTGTTGATGCTGTAGTTGAGAGTTTAGCGGCCAATGGTGAAGCACTTGAATCTCAGACCTGGCAACATTACCGAGCGCGTGTTTTTCATCCAGTTAGAACGACCCTAGCAGTTTAG
- a CDS encoding DUF1702 family protein — translation MMIQDAWQSSLNKATLPTDLIATWAERDVQESDAGIQKRLEQVGRSLMKGYHTAVTDELEAIAPKLNEIDEELRGFAYEGVGMGLAQRDFLTPTSQNRIATFVAGDGAAYANMVYVGLGLMLARVGRPIEPHLQRLDNAKGWLLVDGYGYYQGMFYWRDSLNHQVISQPISGYTRSVFDQGLGRSIWFVDGGDVNRIARTIDAFSLDRREDLWGGVGYACAYAGGAKRTTIEALGNTAGAYRLHLAQGTAYAAKSRQCLGNQSVYTELACQVLWGVSADAVADNLATNGETPESRLWQHYRARIPHPVRATLAA, via the coding sequence ATGATGATTCAAGACGCTTGGCAATCAAGTTTGAATAAAGCGACACTACCGACAGATTTGATCGCTACTTGGGCTGAACGCGATGTGCAAGAAAGTGATGCTGGTATACAGAAACGATTAGAACAGGTTGGTCGTTCGTTAATGAAAGGATACCATACAGCTGTTACTGATGAATTAGAAGCGATCGCCCCCAAGTTAAATGAAATCGATGAGGAGTTGCGGGGATTTGCTTACGAAGGTGTCGGTATGGGACTCGCACAACGCGATTTTCTCACACCCACTAGCCAAAATCGCATAGCCACGTTTGTTGCAGGTGATGGTGCAGCTTATGCAAACATGGTTTATGTCGGTTTGGGTTTGATGTTAGCCAGAGTTGGGCGACCTATCGAACCGCATTTGCAAAGACTTGATAACGCTAAGGGTTGGTTATTAGTCGATGGCTACGGCTACTATCAAGGTATGTTCTACTGGCGAGACTCACTCAATCATCAAGTCATCTCGCAACCAATTTCTGGTTATACCCGCAGTGTCTTTGACCAAGGTTTAGGTCGCAGTATTTGGTTTGTCGATGGTGGCGATGTCAATCGCATCGCACGCACCATTGATGCCTTTTCACTCGATAGGCGAGAAGACTTGTGGGGTGGTGTAGGTTATGCCTGTGCTTACGCTGGTGGTGCAAAACGTACAACCATAGAAGCCTTAGGAAATACAGCAGGTGCTTATCGCTTGCATTTAGCGCAGGGTACTGCTTACGCTGCTAAGTCTCGTCAATGTCTTGGCAACCAGTCAGTCTATACAGAATTGGCTTGTCAGGTGTTGTGGGGAGTGAGTGCTGATGCAGTAGCTGACAATTTAGCCACTAATGGCGAAACTCCAGAATCTCGCTTATGGCAGCATTACCGGGCACGGATACCTCATCCAGTTAGAGCAACCTTAGCAGCTTAG